The genomic region CCGAAACGCAATGTCCACAGGACAATTCCCGGACCCCGCGGTTCGAGCAGCACGGCTCTCTCACGCCGGTACATGACGAGGCGGGCGAGACCGGAGACCGAGCTTTTTTCCATCGCCTCCCGAATGACCGAAAAGGCTTCCTGGCCCACCTTGTCGGAAGGAGCGAGATAATGCGGCTTGTCGTACCAGATCCAGCCGATGCTGTCGCGCGGCACGAACTTGTCGATGTCGATCGTTCTGGTGCTCTCTAGCGCCACGGCCTCAAGCTCATCCTCCTCAAGGACGATATAGCTGCCATCCTCCTTCTCGAACCCCCTGACCTCGTCGTCGTCGCGCACGGGCTTGTGCGTGACCGAATCCACATATCGGCTTATCACCCGGTTCCCGGTCTCGGCATTGAGGGTGTGAAAGCGCACTTTCTCGCTTTCGCTGGTCGCAGGCGTCAGTTCCACCGCACAGGTGACGAGCGAAAGTTTGAGATAACCTTTCCAGAAACTGTGGGGCACGATCTGATCCTCCGGAGAACAGGATAACCGGCTGGCGGCCAGATGGTTCCGGACCGGATTTGTACAAGCCGGGAACCAGTCGAGGCTCATCGTGGTTATCCGGCTGGAAGAATAAGATCGGGGTTTCCCATTGCTTGAAAAATCTCCCACCATGCCGCGAGTTGAAACGGAGGTCGCTCGGAACGGGTTGCTTCATATCAGCGACGCCGCGCCGGGTATCAAACGCCTGCGTTGCGGGACGGGGTTTCGATACGTCCGCTTTGACAGAAAGACGATCACCGATGCGGATCGGGACAGGATCGTCCGGCTTGCCATTCCGCCGGCATGGACCGATGTCTGGATATGCTGCGATGAACGTGGACATATTCAGGCCACGGGCCGCGATGCGCGCGGAAGAAAGCAGTATCGTTATCATCCGTCATGGATGGCGATGCAGGACGAAACGAAATTCTCGAGCCTGCCGGATTTCGCTCGCGCCCTCAGCCGGCTGCGCAAGGCTGTCGATGCCGATATGCGACGGCGCTCGCTCTGTCGTGAAAAAGTTGTCGCCACCGTCATCTGGCTGATGGACCGGCTGCTGCTGCGTGTCGGAAATCCCGACTATGCGCGCAGCAACAACAGTTTCGGCGCAACCACGCTGCGCAACCGGCATCTGCGCGATGATGGCACGGGCCTGCGGCTGGTCTTCACCGGGAAGTCGGGCAAAATGTGGAGCCTGAAACTTTCCGACAAGCGGATCGCCCGTATTGTTCGCTCCATACAGGAACTGCCGGGACAGCAGCTGTTTCAATATGTCGATGAT from Brucella intermedia LMG 3301 harbors:
- a CDS encoding Ku protein; its protein translation is MPHSFWKGYLKLSLVTCAVELTPATSESEKVRFHTLNAETGNRVISRYVDSVTHKPVRDDDEVRGFEKEDGSYIVLEEDELEAVALESTRTIDIDKFVPRDSIGWIWYDKPHYLAPSDKVGQEAFSVIREAMEKSSVSGLARLVMYRRERAVLLEPRGPGIVLWTLRFGDEVRNADDYFSAIEEGKLDTKLLSMVRKLIKDKTEDWNPDFLQDPVQKNLQSMITAKKKKKPATSPKSRKTEPASGGNVINIMDALRKSLAKEGKKS
- a CDS encoding DNA topoisomerase IB; protein product: MLHISDAAPGIKRLRCGTGFRYVRFDRKTITDADRDRIVRLAIPPAWTDVWICCDERGHIQATGRDARGRKQYRYHPSWMAMQDETKFSSLPDFARALSRLRKAVDADMRRRSLCREKVVATVIWLMDRLLLRVGNPDYARSNNSFGATTLRNRHLRDDGTGLRLVFTGKSGKMWSLKLSDKRIARIVRSIQELPGQQLFQYVDDAGNRCAVTSQDINDYLRTIMQADFTSKHFRTWAATAAALEALCCIELPDSESGKKRTLNGEIDKVAQRLGNTRAVCRQSYIHPAVPEHWLAGGLASEVEAASAIRLMAPELNSAERRTLKWLLSLEKAHP